The Achromobacter pestifer genome includes a region encoding these proteins:
- a CDS encoding P-II family nitrogen regulator, producing MKQVTAIIKPFKLDEVREALAEVGVSGLTVTEVKGFGRQKGHTELYRGAEYVVDFLPKIRVEVVLPDSQVEAAIEAVVKAARTGKIGDGKIFVTPVEQAIRIRTGESDEEAL from the coding sequence GTGAAACAAGTCACCGCCATCATCAAACCCTTCAAGCTCGACGAAGTCCGCGAAGCGCTGGCCGAAGTCGGCGTCAGCGGCCTGACCGTCACCGAAGTGAAGGGTTTCGGCCGCCAGAAAGGTCATACCGAGCTCTACCGCGGCGCCGAGTACGTGGTGGACTTCCTGCCCAAGATCCGCGTTGAAGTGGTGTTGCCCGACAGCCAGGTCGAAGCCGCCATCGAGGCCGTCGTCAAGGCCGCCCGCACCGGCAAGATCGGCGACGGCAAGATCTTCGTGACGCCGGTCGAACAGGCGATCCGCATCCGCACGGGCGAGAGCGACGAAGAGGCGCTGTAA
- a CDS encoding NAD(+) synthase, whose protein sequence is MSNPFFNLYSHGFARVAVGVPECKVADPAFNAAQTIALAQQAAQGGAVLAAFPELGLSAYTCDDLFHQKALLDECEAALAQVVAATADMDIAVIVGAPLRVSHQLFNCAVVAAGGRVLGVVPKSYLPNYGEFYEARQFSAGDCATASEIRLLGQTVPFGSELVFQMEKLPLFQFHVEICEDVWVPIPPSSYAALAGATVLVNLSASNIVVGKSEYRHQLVAQQSARCLSAYMYTSAGRGESSTDMAWDGQALIYENGELLGESERFLGHSHLLFSDVDLERLSRERMRQTTFGQSVRRHHDEVRKFRSVAVPVNPPLEDAELPLERRVARFPYVPADPQRRDARCKEVYSIQVQALVQRLSASGMSKVVIGISGGLDSTHALLVCAKAMDALDLPRSNILAVTMPGFATSSRTLQQARKLMEVVGCTASEIDIRPSCLQMLKDLGHPYADGKPVYDITFENVQAGERTNHLFRIANFNNAIVIGTGDLSELALGWCTYGVGDHMSHYSVNASVPKTLITHLVRWVAESGRLGDEGAQVLLDVLGTDVSPELVPGGADDKPVQKSEDSIGPYELQDFNLYYTLRYGFAPTKVAFLALAAWRDREAGAWPEGGHVARNQYDLAAIKRNLKIFLDRFFRLSQFKRTCVPNSPKVGSGGSLSPRGDWRAPSDSESAVWMRDAERIPDEA, encoded by the coding sequence ATGTCGAACCCGTTCTTCAACCTGTATTCCCACGGCTTTGCCCGGGTGGCCGTCGGCGTGCCCGAATGCAAGGTCGCGGACCCCGCGTTCAATGCCGCCCAGACCATCGCGCTGGCGCAGCAGGCCGCCCAGGGCGGCGCGGTGCTGGCGGCGTTTCCCGAGCTGGGCCTGTCCGCCTACACCTGCGACGACCTGTTCCACCAGAAGGCCTTGCTGGACGAATGCGAGGCGGCGCTGGCCCAGGTGGTGGCGGCGACGGCCGACATGGACATCGCCGTGATCGTCGGCGCGCCGCTGCGCGTGTCCCACCAGTTGTTCAATTGCGCCGTGGTCGCGGCCGGCGGCCGCGTGCTGGGCGTGGTGCCCAAGAGCTACCTGCCCAATTACGGCGAATTCTACGAAGCGCGCCAGTTCAGCGCCGGGGATTGCGCCACCGCTTCCGAGATCCGCCTGCTGGGGCAGACCGTGCCGTTCGGGTCCGAGCTGGTCTTCCAGATGGAAAAGCTGCCGCTGTTCCAGTTCCACGTCGAAATCTGCGAGGACGTCTGGGTGCCGATCCCGCCGTCTTCCTATGCCGCGCTGGCCGGTGCGACGGTGCTGGTGAACCTGTCGGCCTCCAATATCGTGGTCGGCAAGTCCGAATATCGCCACCAGCTGGTGGCGCAGCAGTCGGCGCGCTGCCTCTCGGCGTATATGTACACCTCCGCCGGGCGGGGCGAGTCCTCCACCGACATGGCCTGGGACGGCCAGGCGCTGATCTACGAAAACGGCGAACTGCTGGGCGAATCGGAACGCTTCCTCGGCCATTCCCACCTGCTTTTTTCCGACGTGGACCTTGAACGCCTGTCGCGCGAGCGCATGCGCCAGACCACCTTCGGCCAGTCCGTGCGCCGCCACCACGACGAAGTCCGCAAGTTCCGCAGCGTGGCGGTGCCGGTGAATCCGCCGCTGGAAGACGCCGAGCTGCCGCTGGAGCGGCGCGTGGCGCGCTTCCCCTACGTGCCGGCCGATCCGCAGCGCCGCGACGCCCGTTGCAAGGAGGTCTACAGCATCCAGGTGCAGGCCCTGGTCCAGCGCCTGTCGGCCAGCGGCATGTCCAAGGTCGTCATCGGCATTTCCGGCGGGCTGGATTCCACCCATGCGCTGCTGGTCTGCGCCAAGGCCATGGACGCGCTGGACCTGCCGCGCTCCAACATCCTGGCCGTCACCATGCCGGGCTTCGCCACCAGCTCGCGCACGCTGCAGCAGGCGCGCAAGCTGATGGAGGTGGTGGGATGCACGGCCTCCGAGATCGATATCCGGCCGAGCTGCCTGCAGATGCTCAAGGACCTGGGACATCCCTATGCGGACGGCAAGCCGGTCTACGACATCACCTTCGAGAACGTGCAGGCCGGCGAACGCACCAACCACCTGTTCCGCATCGCGAACTTCAACAACGCCATCGTCATCGGCACCGGCGACCTGAGCGAGCTGGCGCTGGGCTGGTGCACCTACGGCGTGGGCGACCACATGTCGCACTACAGCGTCAACGCCAGCGTGCCCAAGACGCTCATCACCCACCTGGTGCGCTGGGTGGCCGAATCCGGCCGCCTGGGCGACGAAGGCGCGCAAGTGCTGCTGGACGTGCTGGGCACCGACGTCAGCCCCGAACTGGTGCCGGGCGGCGCGGACGACAAGCCGGTGCAGAAGAGCGAAGACTCCATCGGCCCCTATGAATTGCAGGATTTCAACCTGTACTACACGCTGCGCTATGGCTTCGCCCCGACCAAGGTGGCCTTCCTGGCGCTGGCGGCCTGGCGCGACCGCGAGGCCGGCGCCTGGCCCGAGGGCGGCCACGTGGCCCGCAACCAGTACGATCTGGCCGCCATCAAGCGCAACCTGAAGATCTTCCTGGACCGCTTCTTCCGCCTCAGCCAGTTCAAGCGCACCTGCGTGCCCAACTCGCCCAAGGTCGGCTCCGGCGGTTCGCTGTCGCCGCGCGGCGACTGGCGCGCGCCCAGCGACTCCGAGTCGGCGGTGTGGATGCGTGACGCCGAGCGTATCCCCGACGAAGCCTGA
- a CDS encoding mechanosensitive ion channel domain-containing protein, whose translation MPLEWEELVTQLDTHLPREAWAQTLIGIGALILVALFVQWVVARVVLLLAHRVLVLSGHGDWDKALQRRRAYQNLWYAVPFAVVSLGIDLVPHVERAVTIVGRLAHAGAWICVFMAFSGVLSAWQDTYSATTRAQTRSIKGYIQISKLILMAVCTVLVLSILIDRSPLWMISGLGALSAVLLLVFKDTLLSLVASTQLTSNDMLRIGDWIEMPQSNADGFVKDIALHTVKVQNWDNTVTTVPTYKLFSESYRNYRHMFESGGRRIKRTIRIDSASVRFLTDDEAQRLMRFRLLHDYLQAKTHDIAQANQTMGDLASVPANRRRLTNIGTLRAYALAYLKQNPEVRQDMAMMVRMMEPTSEGIPVEVYCFTAVTAWVEYERIQGDIFDHLLAILPELGLRLYQQPSGADIGAMGVHLREGALQAALAGEGGRPGLAAPSEHGLTDAKMPR comes from the coding sequence ATGCCCCTGGAATGGGAAGAGCTGGTCACCCAATTGGATACCCATCTGCCGCGCGAGGCCTGGGCGCAGACCTTGATCGGGATCGGTGCGCTGATCCTGGTCGCGCTGTTCGTGCAGTGGGTGGTGGCCCGGGTCGTGCTGCTGCTGGCGCACCGCGTGCTGGTGCTGAGCGGCCACGGCGACTGGGATAAGGCCCTGCAACGCCGCCGCGCCTACCAGAACCTCTGGTACGCCGTGCCGTTCGCGGTGGTGTCGCTGGGCATAGACTTGGTGCCGCACGTCGAACGGGCGGTGACCATCGTCGGGCGGCTGGCGCACGCCGGCGCCTGGATCTGCGTGTTCATGGCATTTTCCGGGGTGCTGAGCGCCTGGCAGGACACCTATTCCGCTACCACCCGGGCCCAGACCCGCTCCATCAAGGGCTATATCCAGATCAGCAAGCTGATCCTGATGGCGGTATGCACCGTTTTGGTGCTTTCCATCCTGATCGACCGCTCGCCGCTCTGGATGATCTCCGGCCTGGGCGCGCTGTCCGCCGTGCTGCTGCTGGTGTTCAAGGACACGCTGCTGTCGCTGGTGGCCAGCACCCAGCTGACCAGCAACGACATGCTGCGCATCGGCGACTGGATCGAGATGCCGCAATCCAACGCCGACGGCTTCGTCAAGGACATCGCGCTGCATACGGTCAAGGTGCAGAACTGGGACAACACCGTCACCACGGTGCCCACCTACAAGCTGTTCTCGGAAAGCTACCGCAACTACCGCCACATGTTCGAGTCGGGCGGACGGCGCATCAAGCGCACCATCCGCATCGACTCGGCCAGCGTGCGCTTCCTGACCGACGACGAGGCGCAGCGGCTGATGCGTTTCCGCCTGCTGCACGACTACCTGCAGGCCAAGACCCACGATATCGCCCAGGCCAACCAGACCATGGGCGATCTGGCCAGCGTGCCGGCCAACCGCCGCCGCCTGACCAATATCGGCACCTTGCGGGCCTATGCGCTGGCCTACTTGAAACAGAATCCCGAGGTCCGCCAGGACATGGCGATGATGGTGCGCATGATGGAGCCCACCTCCGAAGGCATCCCGGTCGAGGTCTATTGCTTTACCGCCGTCACCGCCTGGGTGGAGTACGAACGCATCCAGGGCGACATCTTCGACCATCTGCTGGCCATCCTGCCCGAACTGGGCCTGCGTCTGTACCAGCAGCCGTCCGGCGCCGACATCGGCGCGATGGGCGTCCATCTGCGCGAAGGCGCCTTGCAGGCCGCGCTGGCCGGCGAGGGCGGCCGGCCGGGCCTGGCCGCGCCGTCGGAGCACGGTCTGACCGACGCGAAGATGCCGCGCTAG
- the argH gene encoding argininosuccinate lyase encodes MANTPSPDQNQFANKAQAWSARFSEPVSELVKRYTASVDFDKRLARHDIQGSLAHADMLAAQGIIGAQDLADIQRGMTQILSEIDAGSFQWLLDLEDVHLNIEKRLVELVGDAGKRLHTGRSRNDQVATDIRLWLRGEIDNLLDLLRQLRRALATVALEHAGTIMPGFTHLQVAQPVTFGHHLLAYAEMFGRDAERLADCRRRVNRLPLGAAALAGTSYPIDRERVAKTLGFDGVCRNSLDAVSDRDFAIEFCAASALIMTHVSRLSEELVLWMSPRVGFIDLADRFCTGSSIMPQKKNPDVPELARGKTGRVNGHLVALLTLMKGQPLAYNKDNQEDKEGLFDTVDTVRDTLTIFADMAGGIKVKADNMRAAALQGFATATDLADYLVKRGVPFRDAHEVVAHAVRDCEQRGCDLADLSLDELKAYHASIGDDVHQVLTLEGSVAARKHVGGTAPERVAEEARRVLQETAE; translated from the coding sequence ATGGCAAACACTCCCTCCCCCGATCAAAACCAGTTCGCCAACAAGGCGCAGGCCTGGTCCGCCCGGTTCTCGGAACCGGTTTCCGAACTCGTCAAGCGCTATACGGCGTCCGTGGATTTCGACAAGCGCCTGGCGCGCCACGACATCCAGGGCTCGCTCGCGCATGCGGACATGCTGGCCGCCCAGGGCATCATCGGCGCCCAGGACCTGGCCGACATCCAGCGCGGCATGACCCAGATCCTGTCCGAAATCGACGCCGGCAGCTTCCAGTGGCTGCTCGACCTCGAAGACGTGCACCTGAACATCGAAAAGCGCCTGGTGGAACTGGTGGGCGACGCGGGCAAGCGCCTGCACACCGGCCGTTCGCGCAACGACCAGGTCGCCACCGACATCCGCCTGTGGCTGCGCGGTGAAATCGACAACCTGCTGGACCTGCTGCGCCAGCTGCGCCGCGCCCTGGCCACGGTGGCGCTGGAACACGCCGGCACCATCATGCCCGGCTTCACCCACCTGCAAGTGGCCCAGCCCGTCACCTTCGGCCATCACCTGCTGGCCTACGCGGAAATGTTCGGCCGCGACGCCGAGCGCCTGGCCGACTGCCGCCGCCGCGTGAACCGCCTGCCGCTGGGCGCCGCCGCCCTGGCCGGCACGTCCTACCCGATCGACCGCGAACGCGTCGCCAAGACCCTAGGCTTTGACGGCGTCTGCCGCAATTCGCTGGACGCCGTGTCCGACCGCGATTTCGCCATCGAATTCTGCGCCGCCAGCGCGCTGATCATGACGCACGTGTCGCGCCTGTCCGAAGAGCTGGTGCTCTGGATGAGCCCGCGCGTGGGCTTCATCGACCTGGCCGACCGCTTCTGCACCGGCAGCTCGATCATGCCGCAGAAAAAGAACCCCGACGTGCCCGAGCTGGCCCGCGGCAAGACCGGCCGCGTCAACGGCCACCTGGTCGCCCTGCTGACCCTGATGAAGGGCCAGCCCCTGGCCTACAACAAGGACAACCAGGAAGACAAGGAAGGCCTGTTCGACACCGTCGACACCGTGCGCGACACGCTGACGATCTTCGCGGACATGGCCGGCGGCATCAAGGTCAAGGCCGACAACATGCGCGCCGCCGCCCTGCAGGGCTTCGCCACCGCCACCGACCTGGCCGACTACCTGGTCAAGCGCGGCGTGCCCTTCCGCGACGCCCACGAAGTGGTGGCTCACGCGGTGCGCGACTGCGAACAGCGCGGCTGCGACCTGGCCGACCTGTCGCTGGACGAGCTCAAGGCCTACCATGCCAGCATCGGCGACGACGTGCACCAGGTCCTGACCCTGGAAGGCTCCGTCGCGGCCCGCAAGCACGTGGGCGGCACCGCCCCCGAGCGCGTGGCCGAGGAAGCCCGGCGCGTGCTGCAGGAAACGGCGGAATAA
- a CDS encoding type II toxin-antitoxin system HicB family antitoxin: MLTYPYTLTRDTNDTWLVQFPDIPEALTVGQDADEAAINAEEALEAALEIYFEARRPIPMPSKPAKGQASVTLPALVTSKVFLSNEMILQGVRKAELARRMGVHMPQVDRLLNVRHASRIEQVESALGQLGRRLDVSIA; this comes from the coding sequence ATGCTGACCTATCCCTACACCCTGACTCGCGACACCAACGATACGTGGCTAGTCCAGTTTCCTGATATTCCAGAAGCGCTCACCGTGGGACAGGACGCCGATGAGGCGGCGATCAACGCCGAAGAGGCGCTCGAAGCTGCGCTGGAGATCTACTTCGAGGCGCGCCGCCCCATTCCCATGCCCTCCAAGCCCGCGAAGGGCCAGGCATCGGTAACCTTGCCTGCCTTGGTCACCAGCAAGGTCTTTCTGTCGAACGAGATGATTCTTCAGGGAGTACGCAAGGCGGAGTTGGCGAGGCGCATGGGGGTTCACATGCCGCAAGTAGATCGCTTGCTCAACGTGCGCCACGCATCCCGGATCGAGCAGGTCGAATCCGCTCTCGGGCAGCTTGGGCGCCGTCTGGACGTGTCGATTGCCTGA
- a CDS encoding type II toxin-antitoxin system HicA family toxin, whose protein sequence is MKYSEFKRWLERQGAVFVPHKSGSSHYRVTLNGVTTIFPHHGSKEMGKHLESEIKKQLGLK, encoded by the coding sequence ATGAAATACAGCGAATTCAAGAGATGGCTGGAACGACAAGGGGCAGTGTTTGTGCCGCACAAGTCAGGCAGCAGCCATTACCGGGTTACCTTGAACGGCGTGACCACGATCTTTCCACATCACGGGTCCAAGGAAATGGGCAAGCATCTGGAAAGCGAAATCAAGAAACAGCTCGGTTTGAAATGA
- a CDS encoding LysR family transcriptional regulator: MISSERLKGIEAFVTTADAGSFTAAADRLSLTASAVGKSVARLEARLRTRLFERSTRRLALTDAGSAYYRTCVRVLAELQDAEAVLAAQRQEPAGRLRVDLPATFGRRVALPLLLQFAKRHPLLRPQVSFTDRHVDLAAEGIDVAVRIGGPQQWAPGLGHRYLGSERVIFCASPQYLAQRGTPLTADDLAHHDAVAYGRADGEPPVWRIAQGAGPASLRPVDGVMALDSAEAQVDAVAAGFGIAQLATWLAADALRDGRVVEVLPQLATEGLPLYLAWPLGKQLLPKVDAVLEMLGESLSIV, from the coding sequence ATGATCTCCTCCGAACGCCTCAAAGGCATCGAAGCCTTCGTCACCACCGCCGACGCAGGCAGCTTCACCGCCGCCGCCGACCGGCTCAGCCTTACCGCCTCGGCCGTGGGCAAGAGCGTCGCGCGGCTGGAGGCCCGCCTGCGCACCCGCCTGTTCGAACGCAGCACACGCCGCCTGGCGCTGACGGATGCGGGCAGCGCCTATTACCGCACCTGTGTGCGCGTGCTGGCCGAATTGCAGGACGCCGAGGCGGTGCTGGCGGCGCAGCGCCAGGAGCCGGCCGGCCGCCTGCGCGTGGACCTGCCCGCCACCTTCGGTCGTAGGGTCGCGTTGCCGCTGCTGTTGCAGTTCGCCAAACGCCATCCGCTGTTGCGCCCGCAGGTATCGTTCACCGACCGCCACGTCGATCTGGCTGCCGAGGGCATAGACGTGGCGGTGCGCATCGGCGGGCCGCAGCAGTGGGCGCCCGGCCTGGGCCACCGCTACCTGGGCTCGGAGCGCGTGATTTTCTGCGCTTCGCCGCAATACCTGGCGCAACGCGGCACGCCGCTCACGGCCGACGACCTGGCGCACCATGACGCAGTGGCCTACGGCCGCGCGGACGGGGAGCCCCCGGTCTGGCGGATCGCGCAGGGCGCGGGACCGGCCAGCCTGCGGCCCGTCGACGGCGTGATGGCGCTGGACAGCGCCGAAGCCCAGGTCGACGCCGTCGCCGCCGGCTTTGGCATCGCGCAACTGGCAACCTGGCTCGCGGCCGACGCCTTGCGCGACGGGCGGGTGGTCGAGGTGCTGCCGCAATTGGCCACTGAGGGCCTGCCGCTGTACCTGGCGTGGCCGCTGGGCAAGCAGTTGCTGCCCAAGGTGGATGCGGTGCTGGAGATGTTGGGGGAGTCGCTCAGCATCGTGTAG
- a CDS encoding MFS transporter has translation MLESSLASPSVPARSGALSIGILAVAAFVIVSTEFLIVGLLPELARDLSISVSAAGQLVTLFAFTVMLSGPLLTAAVSHLERKRLFVAILLVFAASNALAAAAPNIWVLALARFIPALALPVFWGTASEAAAQLAGPRRAGQAVARVYLGISAALLFGIPLGTLAATSIGWRGSFWALAALSLALAALMWTCMPALPRPPRAGLREQARILQDPRMLAHIGLSVAVFTAMFAAYTYLADVLERIAGVPPAQVGWWLMGFGAAGLLGNWLGGLAADRNPLAATLAFTLLLGLGMMAAVPLASTLAGLLPALAAWSIANTALYPVCQVRVMQVAPQAQAMAGTLNVSAANAGIGAGAMLGGWTIVQWGLGSVGYVAGTVALLAALAVPAIARLRPSVAA, from the coding sequence ATGCTCGAATCCTCCCTCGCCTCGCCATCCGTCCCCGCCCGCTCCGGCGCGCTTTCTATCGGCATTCTGGCCGTCGCGGCCTTCGTCATCGTCTCCACGGAATTCCTGATCGTGGGGCTGCTGCCCGAACTGGCCCGCGACCTGTCCATCTCCGTCTCCGCCGCCGGCCAGCTGGTGACGCTGTTCGCGTTCACCGTGATGCTATCCGGGCCGTTGCTGACGGCGGCGGTGTCGCACCTGGAGCGCAAGCGCCTGTTCGTGGCGATCCTGCTGGTCTTCGCCGCTTCGAATGCCCTGGCCGCGGCCGCGCCCAACATCTGGGTGCTGGCGCTGGCGCGCTTCATTCCGGCGCTGGCCCTGCCGGTGTTCTGGGGCACGGCCAGCGAAGCCGCGGCGCAGCTAGCCGGCCCGCGCCGCGCCGGCCAGGCGGTGGCGCGCGTCTACCTGGGCATCTCCGCCGCGCTGCTGTTCGGCATTCCGCTGGGTACGCTGGCGGCCACATCCATAGGCTGGCGCGGCAGCTTCTGGGCGCTGGCCGCGCTGTCCCTGGCGCTGGCCGCGCTGATGTGGACCTGCATGCCGGCCTTGCCGCGCCCGCCGCGCGCGGGCTTGCGCGAGCAGGCGCGGATTCTGCAGGACCCGCGCATGCTGGCCCACATCGGGCTGTCCGTCGCGGTGTTCACGGCCATGTTCGCTGCCTATACCTATCTGGCCGATGTGCTGGAGCGCATCGCCGGCGTGCCGCCGGCGCAGGTGGGATGGTGGCTGATGGGCTTTGGCGCGGCGGGCCTTTTGGGCAACTGGCTGGGCGGGCTGGCGGCTGACCGCAATCCGCTGGCCGCGACCCTGGCGTTCACCCTGCTGCTGGGCCTGGGCATGATGGCCGCCGTGCCCCTGGCGTCGACGCTGGCCGGGCTGCTGCCCGCGCTGGCCGCCTGGAGCATCGCCAATACCGCGCTGTATCCGGTGTGCCAGGTGCGCGTGATGCAGGTAGCGCCGCAAGCCCAGGCCATGGCGGGCACGCTGAACGTGTCGGCGGCCAATGCCGGCATCGGCGCCGGCGCCATGCTGGGCGGATGGACGATCGTGCAATGGGGGCTGGGCAGCGTGGGCTACGTCGCCGGGACCGTGGCGCTGCTGGCGGCGCTGGCGGTTCCTGCCATCGCCCGTCTGCGGCCGTCCGTCGCGGCCTGA
- a CDS encoding helix-turn-helix transcriptional regulator yields MEETNNPMPAGGGPDRWAESAVMDLGGPMFHAALLLALRETVAADHVSHVFYGHEGSVQYSSAASLLNQSLIEWTTNVFVDNEFYRRDPNYGLLRDMACRPGQHPDLVVQTASPERIADDEYRRLLFERPGFASKISLIGSRDEGISYLNLYFSRMHSPNVTELMRGRAPLLIALARRHHQLCRLETEPPRAASWCSGLSLREIQVADLLRQGHTAKEVGRELGLSPTTVVTYKNRIFKKNNVASLKEFLIKAPAACVTPACMPEAGGR; encoded by the coding sequence ATGGAAGAGACAAACAACCCTATGCCCGCGGGCGGGGGGCCGGACCGCTGGGCCGAGTCCGCCGTCATGGACCTGGGCGGTCCGATGTTCCATGCCGCGCTGCTGCTGGCGCTGCGCGAAACCGTGGCCGCCGACCACGTGTCGCACGTGTTCTACGGCCATGAGGGCTCGGTGCAGTATTCATCGGCGGCCAGCCTGTTGAACCAGTCCTTGATCGAATGGACCACCAACGTGTTCGTGGACAACGAGTTCTACCGGCGCGATCCCAATTACGGCCTGCTGCGCGACATGGCTTGCCGGCCCGGCCAGCATCCGGACCTGGTCGTCCAGACCGCGTCGCCTGAACGCATCGCGGATGACGAGTACCGCCGCCTGCTGTTCGAGCGCCCGGGCTTTGCCAGCAAGATTTCGCTCATCGGCTCCCGCGACGAAGGCATCAGCTACCTGAACCTGTACTTTTCGCGCATGCATTCGCCGAACGTCACCGAACTGATGCGGGGACGCGCGCCCTTGCTGATCGCGCTGGCGCGGCGCCATCACCAGCTGTGCCGCTTGGAAACGGAGCCGCCGCGCGCGGCCTCGTGGTGCAGCGGCTTGTCCTTGCGCGAGATCCAGGTGGCGGACCTGCTGCGCCAGGGCCATACCGCCAAGGAAGTGGGGCGCGAGCTGGGCCTGTCGCCCACCACCGTGGTCACCTACAAGAACCGCATCTTCAAGAAGAACAACGTGGCCAGCCTGAAGGAGTTCCTGATCAAGGCGCCGGCCGCGTGTGTCACGCCGGCCTGTATGCCGGAGGCGGGCGGGCGCTGA
- a CDS encoding FAD-dependent monooxygenase: MDRPRRDPHPVAVVGAGLTGLTLALDLVRRGIPVVVQDDDNTVGVRGLASRGMVWAQRTLDIFDRLGMAGDVVGKGVRWNVGRVLCRDMAVASFTLQDQPDMRHNGFVNLQQYYLEAFLVDALMREPLAELRWLNRVAGIEPRADGTATLQVATPDGAYACRAQWVVACDGAKSAVRGMLGLSPRVYDQTEDRWIIIDIVLRDTAWPEERWTWLDARSNHGRAVWRHKMADDTWRLDFQLRPDEDCAEAATDAAMRQRVWDLLGERVAFDIAWHGVWAYRHECLDSLRHGRVLFAGDSAHLVAPFGARGGNGGIQDADNLGWKLALLLQGRAGDSLLDTYSVERKHAAMENIRQARRSSRFVYPGTARSAALWRDAIIDLAPRHATAARMINTGRLCMPAVYPASALARGSHALAGRALPNVVLRQSDGLTLHGLLGPWFTVLVFGNALPAAAKDDDGLLRWVAVGPLCDERGRAALAHQLGQTLDGQAWLLRPDQHVMAAAQPENGDPEAVRAWISEALDPACACPESQPETRGLYRSTGGASHAAIPATT; this comes from the coding sequence ATGGACCGCCCCCGCCGCGATCCGCATCCCGTGGCCGTCGTGGGGGCCGGATTGACCGGCCTGACGCTGGCCCTGGACCTGGTGCGGCGCGGCATTCCCGTGGTCGTGCAGGACGACGACAACACCGTCGGCGTGCGCGGCCTGGCATCGCGCGGCATGGTCTGGGCGCAACGCACGTTGGACATCTTCGACCGGCTCGGCATGGCCGGCGACGTGGTCGGCAAGGGCGTGCGCTGGAACGTGGGCCGCGTGCTGTGCCGCGACATGGCGGTGGCGTCGTTCACGCTGCAGGACCAGCCCGACATGCGCCACAACGGCTTCGTCAACCTGCAGCAGTACTACCTGGAAGCCTTCCTGGTGGATGCGCTGATGCGCGAGCCGCTGGCCGAGCTGCGCTGGCTGAACCGCGTCGCCGGCATCGAGCCACGCGCGGACGGCACAGCGACGCTGCAGGTGGCAACGCCCGATGGCGCCTACGCCTGCCGCGCGCAATGGGTGGTCGCCTGCGACGGCGCCAAGAGCGCGGTGCGCGGCATGCTGGGCCTGAGCCCGCGCGTCTACGACCAGACCGAGGACCGCTGGATCATCATCGACATCGTGCTGCGCGACACCGCCTGGCCGGAAGAACGCTGGACCTGGCTGGACGCCCGCAGCAACCACGGCCGCGCGGTCTGGCGCCACAAGATGGCCGACGACACCTGGCGCCTGGATTTCCAGTTGCGCCCCGACGAGGACTGCGCCGAGGCGGCCACCGACGCCGCCATGCGCCAGCGCGTCTGGGACCTGCTGGGCGAACGCGTGGCGTTCGACATCGCCTGGCACGGCGTCTGGGCCTACCGCCATGAATGCCTGGACAGCCTGCGCCACGGCCGCGTGCTGTTCGCCGGCGATTCAGCCCACCTGGTCGCGCCCTTCGGTGCGCGCGGCGGCAACGGCGGCATCCAGGACGCCGACAACCTGGGCTGGAAGCTGGCCCTGCTACTGCAAGGCCGCGCGGGCGACTCCCTGCTGGACACCTACAGCGTGGAGCGCAAGCACGCGGCGATGGAGAACATCCGCCAGGCGCGTCGCTCCTCGCGCTTCGTCTACCCGGGCACGGCCCGCTCGGCCGCGCTATGGCGCGACGCCATCATCGACCTGGCGCCGCGCCACGCCACCGCCGCCCGCATGATCAACACCGGCCGCCTGTGCATGCCGGCCGTTTATCCCGCGTCGGCGCTGGCGCGGGGCTCTCATGCCCTGGCGGGGCGCGCGCTGCCCAACGTGGTGCTGCGGCAAAGCGACGGCCTGACCCTGCACGGGCTGCTCGGCCCCTGGTTCACCGTGCTGGTGTTCGGCAATGCCCTGCCCGCCGCCGCAAAGGACGACGACGGCCTGCTGCGCTGGGTCGCCGTTGGGCCGCTGTGCGACGAACGCGGACGCGCCGCCCTGGCGCACCAGCTCGGCCAGACGCTGGACGGCCAAGCCTGGCTGCTGCGTCCCGACCAGCACGTCATGGCGGCCGCCCAGCCCGAGAACGGCGACCCCGAGGCCGTGCGGGCCTGGATAAGCGAAGCGCTGGACCCGGCCTGCGCCTGTCCCGAATCCCAACCCGAAACCCGCGGCCTCTACCGCTCAACCGGAGGCGCCAGCCATGCCGCTATCCCAGCAACAACTTGA
- a CDS encoding DUF2783 domain-containing protein, producing MPLSQQQLDDLLERLIALTNVPDPEAQRDSLARLSLLLIEAVDDAARVQAAVDEMLAFQPDSPALNIP from the coding sequence ATGCCGCTATCCCAGCAACAACTTGACGACCTGCTGGAGCGCCTCATCGCGCTCACCAACGTACCCGACCCCGAAGCCCAGCGCGACAGCCTGGCCCGGCTGTCGCTGCTGCTCATCGAAGCCGTGGACGACGCGGCCCGGGTGCAGGCGGCGGTCGACGAAATGCTGGCGTTCCAGCCGGATTCGCCCGCCCTGAACATTCCATGA